Proteins encoded within one genomic window of Ammospiza caudacuta isolate bAmmCau1 chromosome 35, bAmmCau1.pri, whole genome shotgun sequence:
- the LOC131570532 gene encoding B9 domain-containing protein 2-like — translation MAELHLFGQIEGGSGFSERRLFCKWGLHAGAAWTLLAGVGAGQTQLDDPQVDDVAHWGHPLDVHLATRGLQGWPKLLLEVWHVDTWGRRGLAGYGVCHVPSAPGCHRVTCVTWRPRGTRRQRLLGTGGPELRVPEVAVSGAGDRFRLRTESAGTVTLTLAVVARNMARYGVAL, via the exons atggcagagctgcatCTCTTCGGGCAGATCGAGGGCGGCAGCGGCTTCAGCGAGCGGCGCCTCTTCTGCAAATGGGGGCTGCACGCGG GTGCAGCCTGGACCCTGCTGGCCGGGGTGGGGGCGGGGCAGACGCAGCTCGATGACCCCCAGGTGGACGATGTGGCCCATTGGGGACACCCGCTGGACGTGCACCTGGCCaccagggggctgcagg ggtggccGAAGCTGCTCCTCGAGGTGTGGCACGTGGACACGTGGGGCCGCCGCGGCCTGGCCGGTTACGGCGTGTGCCACGTGCCCAGCGCGCCCGGCTGTCACCGCGTCACCTGCGTCACCTGGCGCCCGCGGGGGACGCGGCGGCAGCGGCTGCTGGGGACGGGGGGCCCCGAGCTGCGCGTGCCCGAGGTGGCCGTGAGCGGCGCGGGGGACAGGTTCCGGCTGCGCACCGAGAGCGCGGGCACGGTGACGCTGACGCTGGCCGTGGTGGCGCGGAACATGGCCCGATACGGGGTGGCACTGTGA